The proteins below are encoded in one region of Meriones unguiculatus strain TT.TT164.6M chromosome 18, Bangor_MerUng_6.1, whole genome shotgun sequence:
- the Spint1 gene encoding kunitz-type protease inhibitor 1, giving the protein MARRGLARAGFSTVGLWLLCALGLRGTETGVPSAPPELPGGAACLSRFTSGVPSFVLDTEASVSNGATFLGSPTVRRGWDCVRACCTTQNCNLALVELQPDGGEDAISACFLMNCLYEHNFVCKFAPKEGFINYLTQDLYRSYRELRTRGFGGSQIPRTWVGIDLKVQRQQPLVLRDGDNTDWHLLQGDKDARVERKHPDEVELWGLKEGTYMFQLTRTDQPEDTANLTITVLTAKQTEDYCLASYKVGRCRGSFPRWYYDPTEQICKSFTYGGCLGNKNNYLREEECMLACKDVQGISPKRHHPVCSGSCHSTQFRCSNGCCIDGFLECDDTPDCPDGSDEATCEKYTSGFDELQSIHFPSDKGYCAELPDTGLCKENIPRWYYNPFSERCARFTYGGCYGNKNNFEEEQQCLESCRGVSKKDVFGLRRESSVPSIGSVEVAIAVLLVICIIVVVAILSYCFLKNQRKDFRSRYQPPTPASSTVSTTEDTEHLVYNHTTRPL; this is encoded by the exons ATGGCGCGCCGCGGCCTGGCGCGGGCCGGCTTCTCGACGGTCGGCCTGTGGCTCCTGTGCGCGCTTGGTCTCCGGGGCACTGAGACAGGGGTGCCGTCTGCACCCCCTGAGCTTCCCGGGGGAGCCGCCTGCTTGAGCCGCTTTACCAGCGGGGTGCCGTCTTTTGTGCTCGACACGGAAGCTTCGGTCAGCAACGGGGCCACCTTCCTGGGCTCCCCGACGGTGCGCCGCGGCTGGGACTGCGTGCGTGCCTGCTGCACTACCCAGAACTGCAACCTGGCGCTGGTGGAGCTGCAGCCGGACGGCGGCGAGGACGCCATCTCCGCCTGCTTCCTCATGAACTGCCTGTACGAGCACAACTTCGTGTGTAAGTTCGCTCCGAAGGAGGGCTTCATCAACTACCTTACCCAGGACCTTTACCGCTCCTACCGCGAGCTGCGGACCCGAGGCTTTGGAG GGTCCCAGATCCCTCGAACCTGGGTGGGCATAGACTTGAAGGTACAGCGGCAGCAACCCCTGGTGCTGAGAGATGGAGACAACACAGACTGGCACCTGCTGCAAGGTGACAAAGATGCCAGAGTAGAG AGAAAGCATCCGGATGAAGTGGAGCTGTGGGGACTGAAGGAAGGAACCTACATGTTCCAGCTGACGAGAACCGACCAGCCAGAGGACACAGCCAATCTGACCATCACCGTGCTAACTGCCAAGCAGACAGAAG ATTACTGCCTCGCATCCTACAAGGTGGGCCGCTGCCGGGGTTCCTTCCCACGCTGGTACTACGACCCCACGGAACAGATCTGCAAGAGTTTCACTTACGGAGGCTGCCTGGGCAACAAAAACAACTACCTGCGGGAAGAGGAGTGCATGCTGGCCTGCAAGGATGTCCAGG GAATTTCACCTAAAAGGCATCATCCAG TGTGCTCCGGAAGCTGCCATTCCACCCAGTTCCGCTGCAGCAATGGCTGCTGTATCGACGGCTTCCTGGAGTGTGATGACACCCCAGACTGCCCTGATGGCTCCGATGAGGCCACCTGTGAAAAAT ACACCAGTGGCTTCGATGAGCTTCAGAGTATCCACTTCCCCAGCGACAAAG GGTACTGTGCGGAACTGCCAGACACTGGGCTCTGCAAGGAGAACATCCCACGCTGGTATTACAACCCGTTCAGTGAGCGCTGTGCCCGCTTCACCTATGGCGGTTGCTACGGCAACAAGAACAACTTTGAGGAGGAACAGCAGTGCCTTGAGTCCTGTCGCGGTGTCTCCA AGAAGGATGTGTTTGGTCTGCGGAGGGAGAGCTCCGTTCCCAGCATAG GCTCCGTGGAGGTGGCCATTGCTGTGCTCCTGGTCATTTGCATCATAGTGGTCGTGGCCATCCTCAGCTACTGTTTCTTGAAGAACCAGAGAAAGGACTTCCGAAGTCGCTACCAACCGCCCACCCCAGCCAGCTCCACCGTTTCCACCACCGAGGACACGGAACACCTGGTCTACAATCACACCACCCGGCCCCTCTGA